A genomic region of Raphanus sativus cultivar WK10039 chromosome 6, ASM80110v3, whole genome shotgun sequence contains the following coding sequences:
- the LOC108811750 gene encoding WAT1-related protein At3g02690, chloroplastic: MEWPWSAIASPSSSRCFSPSLTYCLSLTTRTSLNCANASIKPLRQSRFDYSKHNLITKRRFHGDSIVRRSTTSNKNAEETGTSSPPSLDCVGMGSDVECVYNGEEEDNEERSSGILSGGDGSFLEWTVLISPFFFWGTAMVAMKEVLPITGPFFVAAFRLIPAGLLLVAFALYRGRPLPKGFDAWLSIALFALVDATCFQGFLAQGLQRTSAGLGSVIIDSQPLTVAVLASFLFGESIGVVRAGGLVLGVAGLLLLELPSVTSDGNSFSLWGSGEWWMLLAAQSMAIGTVMVRWVSKYSDPIMATGWHMVIGGLPLLAISVINNDPVFNGSLQELSTNDIIALLYTSIFGSAVSYGVYFYSATKGSLTKLSSLTFLTPMFASIFGYLYLDETFSSLQLVGAAVTLVAIYLVNFPEGNDR; this comes from the exons ATGGAGTGGCCATGGTCGGCCATCgcttctccttcatcttctcgTTGCTTCTCTCCATCTCTCACCTATTGCTTGTCTCTTACTACACGAACAAGTTTGAATTGTGCAAACGCTTCGATTAAACCTTTGCGACAGAGCAGATTCGACTACTCGAAGCACAATCTGATCACCAAACGTCGATTCCATGGAGATTCCATCGTTAGGAGAAGCACAACAAGCAACAAAAACGCAGAGGAGACTGGGACATCTTCACCTCCGTCTTTAGATTGCGTGGGAATGGGATCAGACGTGGAGTGCGTCTAcaacggagaagaagaagacaacgaGGAGAGGAGCTCAGGTATCTTGAGCGGAGGAGACGGATCGTTTCTCGAGTGGACGGTTCTGATCTCTCCCTTCTTTTTCTGGGGGACGGCGATGGTGGCGATGAAGGAAGTGTTGCCGATAACCGGTCCTTTCTTCGTCGCTGCTTTCCGGTTAATTCCCGCCGGTTTGCTGCTTGTTGCGTTTGCGCTTTACAGAGGGAGGCCTTTGCCTAAGGGGTTCGATGCTTGGCTCTCTATTGCTCTCTTTGCTCTTGTCGACGCTACTTGTTTCCAG GGCTTTCTTGCTCAAGGATTACAGAGGACTTCTGCTGGTTTAGGAAGT GTTATAATTGATTCTCAGCCACTGACTGTAGCTGTATTAGCATCTTTCTTGTTTGGTGAGTCCATTGGAGTAGTGAGAGCTGGAGGTTTGGTTCTTGGTGTTGCTGGACTTTTGCTTCTTGAG CTTCCATCAGTTACCTCAGATGGTAATAGCTTTTCTTTGTGGGGAAGTGGAGAGTGGTGGATGCTTCTTGCAGCTCAGAGCATGGCTATTGGCACCGTGATGGTTCGATGGGTCTCAAAATACTCTGATCCTATCATGGCAACCGGCTGG CATATGGTTATCGGTGGCCTTCCTCTTCTTGCTATATCCGTTATAAACAATGACCCAGTTTTCAACGGCAGTCTTCAAGAACTATCCACAAATGATATCATAGCACTTCTCTACACATCTATATTTGGCAGTGCGGTTAGCTACGGTGTTTACTTCTACAGCGCTACTAAAG GAAGCTTGACTAAACTCAGCTCACTCACCTTCTTGACACCAATGTTTGCATCGATCTTTGG GTATCTATACCTTGATGAGACTTTCTCTTCACTGCAACTGGTTGGAGCAGCCGTCACTTTGGTCGCTATATACTTGGTCAACTTTCCAGAAGGCAACGATCGATAA
- the LOC108811751 gene encoding protein LEAD-SENSITIVE 1, which yields MGFLSNKISRDEVKPGDHIYSWRQAYVYAHHGIYVGEGQVNHFTRGDGQETGTGTFLDKLIVSSAPNHGDTPCPNCGDKTKVGGVISSCLDCFLAGGDLYVFEYSVSPAIFLAKPRGGTCTIGASDPPEEVIHRANFLLRNGFGVYNVFKNNCEDFAIYCKTGLLVANTDVGRSGQAASIVAAASVVLSSPLRFVAGFGSLAVAGYGMYCASRLVSDVGMRWDVSKVPVERLVADMDDMAGMETKPEDDKTS from the exons ATGGGGTTTCTCTCCAACAAGATCTCCAGAGATGAAGTGAAGCCAGGCGATCACATCTATTCGTGGCGTCAGGCCTATGTCTACGCTCATCACG GAATCTATGTGGGAGAAGGACAAGTCAACCATTTCACTCGTGGGGATGGTCAAGAGACTGGAACCGGGACTTTCTTGGACAAGCTCATTGTTAGCTCAGCCCCTAATCATGGAGACACCCCATGTCCTAACTGTGGTGATAAAACCAAGGTTGGTGGTGTAATCTCTTCCTGTCTCGACTGCTTCCTCGCCGGAGGCGATCTCTACGTCTTCGAGTACAGCGTCTCTCCTGCTATCTTTCTCGCCAAGCCTCGAGGCGGCACATGCACGATAGGAGCTTCCGATCCTCCGGAAGAAGTCATCCACCGTGCGAACTTCCTCCTGCGAAACGGTTTCGGTGTCTACAATGTTTTCAAGAACAACTGTGAGGATTTCGCCATCTACTGCAAAACGGGGTTGCTGGTGGCGAACACTGACGTGGGAAGGAGCGGTCAAGCGGCTTCGATTGTTGCAGCTGCCAGCGTTGTGCTCTCTTCACCACTCAGGTTTGTAGCGGGGTTTGGTAGTTTGGCTGTGGCTGGATATGGCATGTACTGCGCTAGTCGTTTGGTTTCAGACGTTGGCATGCGGTGGGATGTGAGCAAGGTGCCTGTGGAGAGACTTGTTGCTGATATGGATGATATGGCTGGAATGGAAACTAAACCGGAGGACGATAAGACAAGTTAA